Proteins encoded by one window of Maliibacterium massiliense:
- the tilS gene encoding tRNA lysidine(34) synthetase TilS has protein sequence MTERSMQQCVWSALARAGVARDARLLVAVSGGADSMALLDMLLARAPNAGAALTVGHVAHGIRAEAERDAALVRDVCRARGVPFLLRRVDAPAHARKTGTGLEDAARQLRYDALDAMRLQAGASAIVLAHHMDDQAETVLLHLLSGSVDGLSGMQSVQRDARGLLLRPMLHLRRADIEAYCAGRGLAFVTDDTNQDVRYARNRVRGELLPLLARDYNPAIVQTLSRNAALAAQDRAYLAQQAEAACAAHMRACADGVFVAEAAGQLHSALSGRVYYRALCACGVRPEAQSVARLQQLMQAQVGRRADLGGGCVALRERGGLRMGRFAAPSDAVVAIAPGARQVETPWGTLDIACGAAPDDVRTPPCVQLVPEGALAGACVRRWKPGERIAPLGMTGTKCVSDVLCDARVPSALRAHVPVLAQGEKILWVMGYTAARAAAVRPGARCFQLTWQPQAR, from the coding sequence ATGACGGAGCGATCCATGCAACAGTGCGTCTGGTCGGCGCTTGCGCGCGCCGGCGTGGCGCGCGACGCGCGCCTGCTGGTCGCGGTATCGGGCGGCGCGGATTCCATGGCGCTGCTGGATATGCTGCTTGCGCGCGCCCCCAATGCGGGCGCGGCGCTGACGGTGGGCCACGTGGCGCATGGCATCCGCGCCGAGGCGGAGCGCGACGCCGCCCTTGTGCGGGACGTCTGCCGCGCACGGGGCGTGCCCTTTCTGCTGCGGCGGGTGGACGCGCCGGCACATGCGCGCAAAACGGGCACAGGGCTGGAGGATGCGGCGCGCCAGCTGCGCTACGATGCGCTGGACGCGATGCGCCTGCAGGCGGGTGCTTCGGCCATCGTGTTGGCCCACCACATGGACGACCAGGCAGAGACGGTGCTGCTGCACCTGCTCTCGGGCAGCGTGGACGGCCTTTCGGGCATGCAGAGCGTGCAGCGCGACGCGCGCGGCCTGCTGCTGCGCCCCATGCTGCACCTTCGGCGGGCGGATATCGAGGCCTACTGCGCGGGGCGCGGCCTGGCGTTTGTGACGGACGATACCAACCAGGACGTGCGCTACGCGCGCAACCGCGTGCGGGGCGAGCTGTTGCCGCTGCTTGCGCGGGATTACAACCCCGCCATTGTGCAGACGCTCAGCCGTAACGCTGCGCTGGCCGCGCAGGACCGGGCGTATCTGGCGCAGCAGGCCGAGGCGGCCTGCGCGGCGCACATGCGCGCCTGTGCGGACGGCGTGTTTGTGGCGGAGGCGGCCGGCCAGCTGCACAGCGCCCTGTCGGGGCGGGTATACTATCGGGCGCTGTGCGCCTGCGGCGTGCGGCCCGAGGCGCAGTCGGTTGCGCGCCTGCAGCAGCTGATGCAGGCTCAGGTGGGCAGGCGCGCCGATCTGGGCGGCGGCTGCGTGGCGCTGCGCGAGCGCGGGGGACTGCGCATGGGCAGGTTTGCAGCGCCCAGCGATGCGGTGGTTGCCATTGCGCCGGGCGCCCGTCAGGTGGAAACGCCCTGGGGCACGCTGGACATCGCGTGCGGCGCGGCGCCGGACGACGTGCGCACGCCACCCTGTGTGCAGCTGGTGCCCGAGGGGGCGCTTGCGGGCGCGTGCGTGCGGCGCTGGAAGCCGGGGGAGCGCATCGCGCCCCTGGGCATGACGGGAACCAAATGCGTCAGCGACGTGCTGTGCGACGCGCGCGTACCCAGCGCCCTGCGCGCGCACGTGCCGGTGCTGGCGCAGGGGGAGAAGATCCTTTGGGTGATGGGCTACACCGCGGCGCGCGCAGCGGCGGTGCGGCCGGGCGCGCGCTGCTTCCAGCTCACGTGGCAGCCGCAGGCGCGCTGA